The proteins below are encoded in one region of Pacificitalea manganoxidans:
- a CDS encoding HIT domain-containing protein, with the protein MPYDYDPQNIFAKILRGEIPSQPVLETEHSIAFPDISPQAPTHVLVLPRGPYVCYDHFIAEASEAEILDFTRAVAEVCRMTGLCPGDGKDGYRVLFNSGLHSGQEVPHLHAHVVGGRPLGPLLARD; encoded by the coding sequence ATGCCCTACGACTACGACCCCCAGAACATTTTTGCCAAGATTCTGCGCGGTGAAATTCCGTCCCAGCCGGTGCTGGAGACCGAACATTCGATTGCCTTCCCCGATATCTCGCCACAGGCGCCGACCCATGTTCTGGTGCTGCCGCGCGGGCCGTATGTCTGCTACGATCACTTCATCGCCGAGGCGAGCGAGGCCGAGATCCTCGATTTCACCCGGGCCGTGGCCGAGGTCTGCCGCATGACCGGTCTTTGCCCCGGCGACGGCAAGGATGGCTACCGGGTCCTGTTCAATTCCGGACTGCATTCGGGACAGGAAGTGCCGCATCTACATGCCCATGTCGTCGGCGGACGTCCGTTGGGGCCGCTGCTGGCACGGGACTGA
- a CDS encoding zinc-finger domain-containing protein translates to MPIDAPETEVVDNWRVACDGSEGALGHPRVWLPIPHDRGWVECGYCDKRFVHRDFATGDAASEDLGNKP, encoded by the coding sequence ATGCCCATCGATGCCCCCGAAACCGAAGTGGTCGACAACTGGCGGGTGGCCTGCGACGGCAGCGAAGGCGCGCTGGGGCATCCCCGCGTCTGGCTGCCCATTCCGCATGACCGGGGCTGGGTGGAATGCGGCTATTGCGATAAACGCTTTGTGCATCGCGATTTTGCCACCGGCGACGCCGCAAGCGAGGATCTGGGCAACAAGCCCTGA
- a CDS encoding YbaB/EbfC family nucleoid-associated protein, producing the protein MLKGMGGLGDMAKMMKTAKDMQAKMGELQEELERTVVVGESGAGLVRARCTAKGELTGLEIDPSIFNPDEKEVVEDLILAAIKDAQQKAAAKSKEEMSKLTEGLGLPPGMNLPF; encoded by the coding sequence ATGCTTAAAGGTATGGGCGGACTTGGCGACATGGCCAAGATGATGAAAACCGCCAAGGACATGCAGGCCAAGATGGGCGAACTTCAGGAAGAGCTGGAGCGCACCGTCGTCGTCGGCGAAAGCGGCGCCGGTCTGGTGCGCGCGCGCTGCACCGCCAAGGGCGAATTGACCGGTCTGGAAATCGACCCGTCGATCTTCAATCCCGACGAAAAGGAAGTCGTGGAGGATCTGATCCTTGCCGCGATCAAGGACGCGCAGCAGAAAGCGGCTGCGAAATCCAAAGAAGAGATGTCCAAGCTGACCGAAGGGCTGGGCCTGCCGCCGGGCATGAACCTGCCGTTCTGA
- a CDS encoding DNA polymerase III subunit gamma/tau, translated as MSDQTPPGYQVLARKYRPQTFADLVGQEAMVRTLKNAFAADRIAQAFIMTGIRGTGKTTTARIIAKGMNCVGPDGSGTPTTEPCGVCEHCVAISEGRHVDVLEMDAASNTSVNDIRAEVLDTVHYAPASARYKIYIIDEVHMLSTSAFNALLKTLEEPPAHVKFIFATTEIRKVPVTVLSRCQRFDLRRIEAEQMIALLRRIADAEGGQINDAALALLTRASEGSARDATSLLDQALSQGQGETDAEQVRAMLGLADRGRVLDLFDLVMRGDAAGALSELSAQYADGADPLAVLRDLAEICHWVSVIKITPEAAEDPTVAPEERDRGRQMAEALAMRQLSRLWQMLLKALEEVAASPNAMMAAEMAMIRMTHVADLPSPEDLIKRLQSLPVPAPGDGPGPSGGGGGGGVRGTGAGAQAGMQTSPAQAAGRVAPPPSAPAGTPMGRGGPAAAVALQPEEALARYHSFEAMVELIRQNRDVKLLVEVETTLRLISYSPGRIEFQPTPDAPRDLAQRLGARLQGWTGARWAVSVAAEGGGETIAEVRDAAELAAREEARNHPLVAAVLAAFPGAEITEIRTPTEIETDAAQDALPEVEDEWDPFEED; from the coding sequence ATGTCCGACCAGACCCCGCCCGGCTATCAGGTTCTTGCCCGGAAATACCGGCCCCAGACCTTTGCCGATCTGGTGGGGCAGGAGGCGATGGTCCGCACGCTGAAAAACGCCTTTGCCGCCGATCGCATCGCGCAGGCTTTCATCATGACGGGCATTCGCGGCACCGGGAAAACAACGACCGCGCGGATCATCGCCAAGGGTATGAACTGTGTCGGCCCGGATGGCAGCGGCACGCCCACGACCGAACCCTGCGGCGTGTGCGAGCATTGCGTGGCGATTTCCGAGGGGCGTCATGTAGACGTGCTGGAAATGGACGCGGCCTCGAATACCTCGGTCAACGATATCCGGGCTGAGGTGCTCGATACGGTGCATTACGCGCCAGCCTCGGCCCGCTATAAGATTTATATCATCGATGAGGTGCACATGCTCTCGACCAGCGCGTTCAACGCGCTGCTCAAGACGCTGGAAGAGCCGCCCGCGCATGTGAAATTCATCTTTGCCACGACAGAGATTCGCAAAGTGCCGGTGACGGTGCTGTCGCGCTGCCAGCGGTTTGACCTGCGCCGGATCGAGGCGGAACAGATGATCGCCCTGCTGCGCCGGATCGCGGATGCCGAAGGCGGGCAGATCAACGATGCGGCGCTGGCGCTGTTGACGCGGGCGTCGGAAGGTTCGGCGCGGGACGCGACTTCGCTGCTGGATCAGGCGCTGAGCCAAGGGCAGGGCGAAACCGATGCCGAACAGGTGCGCGCCATGCTTGGGCTGGCCGATCGGGGGCGGGTTCTGGACCTGTTTGATCTGGTGATGCGCGGGGACGCGGCGGGGGCCTTGTCGGAACTGTCCGCGCAATATGCCGATGGGGCCGATCCGCTGGCGGTGCTGCGCGATCTGGCGGAGATCTGTCACTGGGTTTCGGTCATCAAGATCACGCCAGAGGCCGCCGAAGACCCGACCGTCGCACCAGAAGAACGCGACCGTGGCCGCCAGATGGCCGAGGCGCTGGCCATGCGGCAATTGTCGCGGCTGTGGCAGATGCTGCTGAAAGCGTTGGAGGAGGTCGCAGCCTCGCCCAATGCGATGATGGCCGCCGAGATGGCGATGATCCGCATGACCCATGTCGCGGACCTGCCCAGCCCCGAAGACCTGATCAAACGGCTGCAAAGCCTGCCAGTGCCCGCGCCCGGCGATGGCCCCGGCCCGTCAGGCGGCGGTGGTGGCGGCGGGGTGCGTGGCACGGGTGCAGGGGCGCAGGCGGGCATGCAGACCAGTCCGGCGCAGGCAGCGGGCCGTGTGGCGCCGCCGCCGTCCGCGCCCGCAGGCACGCCGATGGGGCGTGGTGGTCCCGCAGCCGCCGTCGCGCTTCAGCCCGAAGAGGCGCTTGCCCGCTATCATAGCTTCGAGGCGATGGTGGAATTGATCCGTCAGAACCGTGATGTGAAATTGCTGGTCGAGGTCGAAACCACCCTGCGGCTGATTAGCTACAGCCCCGGCCGCATCGAATTCCAGCCGACCCCCGACGCGCCGCGTGACCTTGCGCAGCGTCTGGGCGCGCGGCTTCAGGGCTGGACCGGCGCACGCTGGGCGGTGTCGGTCGCGGCGGAGGGCGGTGGCGAAACCATCGCCGAGGTGCGTGATGCAGCCGAACTGGCCGCGCGCGAGGAAGCCCGCAATCACCCGCTGGTCGCAGCCGTTCTGGCCGCGTTCCCGGGCGCCGAAATCACCGAAATACGGACCCCGACCGAGATCGAGACCGACGCCGCGCAGGACGCGCTGCCGGAGGTCGAGGACGAATGGGATCCGTTCGAGGAAGACTGA
- a CDS encoding DUF599 domain-containing protein, with protein sequence MNLLESLTHFTLPDAVGVVLLLLAWVCSSWWIENPRLRNLSVTVLMQRYRQDWMHEYVTRSPRIFDATILSSLRQGTTFFASACMLTLGGGLALIGNPDRLTGVASDLALSEAPAVVWEVKILLVLLFVAHAFLKFVWAHRLFGYCAVLMAAVPNDPKHPRAYPRAARAGHLNAYAAKSYNRALRSIYFALGALGWLAGGWALIISACITMTVIWRREFASRSRAALLEGADAAEVAPGPGQDRPAPGN encoded by the coding sequence ATGAACTTGCTTGAAAGCCTCACCCATTTCACCTTGCCCGATGCAGTCGGGGTTGTGCTGCTGTTGCTGGCTTGGGTCTGTTCCAGCTGGTGGATCGAGAATCCGCGTCTGCGCAATCTGTCGGTGACGGTGCTGATGCAGCGCTACCGGCAGGACTGGATGCATGAATACGTTACCCGTTCGCCGCGGATCTTTGACGCGACCATCCTGTCGAGCCTGCGGCAGGGAACGACGTTCTTTGCCTCCGCCTGCATGCTGACTTTGGGCGGTGGGCTGGCCTTGATCGGCAATCCGGACCGGCTGACCGGCGTCGCCTCCGACCTGGCGCTGAGCGAGGCCCCGGCCGTGGTGTGGGAGGTCAAGATCCTGCTGGTGCTTCTGTTCGTGGCGCATGCCTTTCTGAAATTCGTCTGGGCGCACCGGTTGTTTGGCTATTGCGCGGTGCTGATGGCGGCGGTGCCCAATGACCCAAAGCACCCGCGCGCCTATCCCCGCGCCGCGCGGGCGGGCCATCTGAATGCCTATGCCGCCAAAAGCTATAACCGCGCCTTGCGATCGATCTATTTCGCCTTGGGCGCGCTGGGCTGGCTGGCTGGCGGCTGGGCGCTGATTATTTCGGCCTGCATCACGATGACGGTGATCTGGCGGCGGGAATTTGCCTCCCGCTCCCGCGCCGCACTACTGGAAGGCGCGGATGCCGCCGAGGTCGCGCCCGGTCCCGGACAAGATCGCCCCGCACCGGGGAACTGA
- a CDS encoding FAD-linked oxidase C-terminal domain-containing protein, translated as MQMPEPRREVLDRAPHILQRLEAALPGGIITDPTETRAYECDALTAYRCPPLAVALPRTTEEVAAILRICHAEGVPVVPRGAGTSLAGGSLPTADCVVLGVARMNAVLETDLPNRLIRVQTGRTNLSVTGAVEAQGFFYAPDPSSQLACAIAGNIAMNSGGAHCLKYGVTTNNLLGVTMVTMTGEVIELGGGHLDAPGYDLLGLICGSEGQLGVVTEATLRILPKPEGARPVLIGFDDSEVAGACVSDIIRAGVLPVAIEFMDGPCITACEAFAKAGYPACEALLIVEVEGSEAEIDQQLAQITAIARRHDPVEIRESRSAEESQRIWLGRKSAFGAMGQINDYMCLDGTIPVSALPMVLGRIGALSDEYGLKVANVFHAGDGNMHPLILFDANTPGQLETCEALGAEILKLCVEAGGCLTGEHGVGVEKRDLMTHQFTADDLEAQMAIKDVFDPHWLLNPAKVFPLSVSASRREGGGLRGAA; from the coding sequence ATGCAGATGCCTGAGCCGCGCCGCGAGGTGCTCGACCGTGCGCCGCACATCCTGCAACGGCTGGAGGCCGCGCTGCCGGGCGGTATCATCACCGATCCAACGGAAACCCGCGCCTACGAATGCGACGCGCTGACCGCCTATCGCTGCCCGCCGCTGGCCGTTGCCTTGCCCCGCACCACCGAGGAGGTCGCGGCTATCCTGCGTATCTGTCATGCCGAAGGCGTGCCGGTCGTGCCACGCGGCGCAGGCACGTCGCTTGCCGGTGGCTCATTGCCCACCGCCGATTGCGTGGTGCTGGGCGTGGCGCGGATGAATGCGGTGCTGGAGACCGACCTGCCCAACCGGCTGATCCGGGTGCAGACCGGACGCACGAACCTCAGCGTCACCGGTGCGGTCGAAGCGCAGGGCTTTTTCTACGCGCCGGACCCGTCGAGCCAGCTGGCCTGTGCCATCGCGGGCAACATCGCGATGAATTCCGGCGGCGCGCATTGCCTGAAATACGGCGTCACCACAAACAACCTGCTTGGCGTCACGATGGTGACGATGACAGGCGAGGTCATCGAACTGGGCGGCGGACATCTGGATGCGCCGGGCTATGATCTTCTGGGGCTGATCTGCGGCTCAGAGGGACAGCTTGGCGTGGTGACCGAGGCGACCCTGCGCATCCTGCCCAAACCCGAAGGCGCGCGCCCGGTCCTGATCGGGTTTGACGATAGCGAGGTGGCCGGTGCCTGTGTGTCCGACATCATCCGCGCAGGGGTGTTGCCCGTCGCAATCGAATTCATGGATGGCCCCTGCATCACCGCCTGCGAAGCCTTCGCCAAGGCAGGCTACCCGGCGTGCGAAGCGCTGCTGATTGTCGAGGTCGAAGGGTCGGAGGCCGAAATCGATCAGCAGCTCGCGCAGATCACCGCCATCGCCCGGCGTCACGATCCGGTGGAAATCCGCGAAAGCCGTTCCGCCGAAGAAAGCCAGCGGATCTGGCTGGGCCGAAAATCGGCTTTTGGCGCGATGGGGCAGATCAACGATTACATGTGCCTCGACGGCACCATTCCCGTTTCCGCCCTGCCTATGGTGCTGGGGCGCATCGGCGCGTTGTCGGATGAATACGGGCTGAAGGTCGCGAATGTGTTTCATGCGGGCGACGGCAATATGCACCCGCTGATCCTGTTTGACGCCAACACCCCCGGCCAACTGGAAACCTGCGAGGCGCTCGGGGCGGAGATCCTGAAGCTCTGCGTCGAAGCAGGCGGCTGCCTGACCGGCGAACATGGTGTCGGCGTCGAGAAACGCGACCTGATGACCCATCAATTCACCGCTGACGATCTGGAGGCCCAGATGGCGATCAAGGACGTGTTCGATCCGCATTGGCTGCTGAACCCGGCTAAGGTTTTCCCCCTCTCGGTCAGCGCCTCGCGGCGTGAGGGCGGCGGGCTGCGGGGGGCGGCATGA
- a CDS encoding FAD-binding protein, protein MSAPLTPTSEAELAQIIGSATVPLSIRGGATRGVDSTGTLLSTSELRGITLYEPGALTLVAQAGTPLEDIEATLAAEGQRLAFEPLDLRALLGTTGTPTLGGAIAANASGPRRIAVGAARDFLLGVRFVDGMGRVISNGGRVMKNVTGYDLVKLLAGSWGTLGVLSEVSLKVLPRPETSATLVLHGLDVDRAVEALSAGLGSPFEVTGAAHLPDTDETLLRIEGQASSVAYRAGRLAEALTPYGTAEQREGFDWTPIRDVTGWAQGRPRGADDVWRVSVKPSDAPALAARMPERAALRLDWGGGLIWVAVPPGTDLRAPLASFAGHATRVRGDAADGISRLHPEPAAIAALSAGIKARFDPRGLLNPGAMGPAQGTR, encoded by the coding sequence ATGAGCGCGCCCCTCACCCCCACCTCCGAAGCCGAACTGGCGCAGATCATCGGCTCGGCCACCGTGCCATTGTCCATCCGGGGGGGCGCGACCCGGGGTGTAGACAGCACGGGCACGCTGCTATCCACCAGCGAATTGCGCGGGATCACCCTTTACGAACCCGGCGCATTGACGCTGGTTGCGCAGGCCGGAACCCCGCTGGAAGACATCGAAGCGACGCTCGCCGCCGAAGGGCAGCGGCTGGCCTTCGAGCCGCTGGACCTGCGCGCGCTGCTGGGCACCACCGGCACTCCGACACTGGGCGGGGCGATTGCCGCCAATGCCAGCGGCCCGCGCCGGATCGCGGTCGGCGCGGCGCGGGATTTCCTGCTGGGCGTGCGCTTCGTCGATGGGATGGGACGGGTGATTTCCAATGGCGGGCGGGTGATGAAGAACGTCACCGGCTACGATCTGGTGAAGCTGCTTGCAGGCTCATGGGGCACGCTCGGCGTGCTGAGCGAGGTCAGCCTAAAGGTTCTGCCGCGCCCCGAAACCTCCGCCACGCTCGTATTGCACGGGCTGGACGTGGACCGCGCGGTGGAGGCCCTGTCGGCAGGTCTGGGGTCCCCGTTCGAGGTCACGGGCGCGGCGCATTTGCCTGACACGGACGAAACGTTGCTCCGGATCGAAGGGCAGGCAAGCTCCGTCGCCTATCGCGCCGGGCGGCTGGCGGAGGCGCTCACCCCCTACGGCACGGCGGAGCAGCGCGAGGGGTTCGACTGGACACCGATCCGCGACGTGACAGGCTGGGCTCAGGGTAGACCGCGCGGGGCGGACGATGTTTGGCGCGTGTCGGTAAAACCCTCAGACGCGCCCGCGCTGGCCGCCCGTATGCCCGAACGCGCGGCGCTGCGGCTGGACTGGGGCGGCGGACTGATCTGGGTCGCGGTGCCGCCGGGCACCGACCTTCGTGCGCCTCTCGCCTCCTTTGCCGGGCATGCCACACGGGTGCGCGGTGATGCGGCGGATGGCATTTCCCGGCTGCACCCCGAACCCGCCGCCATCGCCGCGCTCTCGGCCGGGATCAAGGCCCGCTTCGATCCGCGCGGCCTGCTCAACCCCGGCGCCATGGGCCCGGCGCAAGGAACCCGCTGA
- the glcF gene encoding glycolate oxidase subunit GlcF, producing MQTQFTPEQLADPATARSNEILRACVHCGFCTATCPTYQVLGDELDSPRGRIYLIKDMLESGRPADEKTVKHVDRCLSCLACMTTCPSGVHYMHLVDHARAHIEATYRRPWRDRALRWMLARVLPYPSRFRLALLGAKIGRPFRFLMPDARLRAMLDMAPRQIPPVSRNDDPQTFTATTPRRMRVALLTGCAQKALDTDINDATIRLLRRLGCEVVVAQGAGCCGALTHHMGREAEAHGSAAANIRAWTREIDGDGLDAIVINTSGCGTTVKDYGHMFRNDPLAGDAARVAALAVDVTELIARIGLPEIAPVPTSASDAPRGLRVTYHAACSLQHGQRVTDAPKALLAQAGFAVATPADGHLCCGSAGTYNLMQPELSQALKARKLDTLRATAPQVIAAGNIGCMMQLAGGAGVPVVHTVELLDWATGGPKPAKIAAAEAT from the coding sequence ATGCAGACGCAATTCACCCCCGAACAGCTGGCCGATCCGGCCACCGCACGGTCGAACGAAATTCTGCGGGCATGTGTGCATTGCGGCTTCTGCACCGCAACCTGCCCAACCTATCAGGTGCTGGGCGATGAACTCGACAGTCCGCGCGGACGAATTTACCTGATCAAGGACATGCTGGAGAGCGGCCGTCCGGCAGACGAAAAAACCGTCAAACACGTGGACCGCTGCCTGTCCTGTCTGGCCTGCATGACCACCTGCCCTTCGGGCGTGCATTACATGCATCTGGTCGATCACGCCCGCGCGCATATCGAGGCCACCTATCGCCGCCCATGGCGCGACCGGGCCCTGCGCTGGATGCTGGCGCGGGTGCTGCCCTATCCGTCGCGCTTCCGGCTGGCGCTGCTGGGGGCGAAGATCGGGCGGCCCTTCAGGTTTCTGATGCCGGACGCCCGCCTGCGCGCCATGCTGGACATGGCCCCGCGCCAGATCCCACCTGTCAGCCGCAACGACGATCCACAGACGTTCACCGCGACCACGCCCCGGCGGATGCGCGTGGCACTGCTGACCGGCTGCGCGCAAAAGGCGCTCGACACCGATATCAACGACGCGACCATTCGCCTGTTGCGGCGGCTGGGCTGCGAAGTGGTGGTGGCGCAGGGCGCGGGCTGCTGCGGCGCGCTTACCCACCACATGGGGCGCGAGGCCGAGGCGCATGGCTCCGCCGCCGCCAATATCCGGGCATGGACCCGCGAGATCGACGGGGACGGATTGGACGCGATCGTCATCAACACGTCCGGCTGCGGCACCACGGTGAAGGATTACGGGCACATGTTCCGCAACGATCCCTTGGCGGGCGATGCCGCGCGGGTTGCGGCGCTGGCCGTGGATGTGACCGAACTGATCGCACGCATCGGCCTTCCGGAGATTGCCCCTGTCCCTACCTCTGCCTCTGACGCACCGCGCGGCCTACGCGTCACATATCATGCCGCCTGTTCGCTTCAGCACGGACAGCGGGTCACGGACGCGCCAAAGGCACTCTTGGCGCAGGCGGGCTTTGCCGTCGCGACGCCTGCGGACGGACATTTGTGCTGCGGCTCGGCAGGCACCTATAACCTGATGCAGCCGGAGCTGTCGCAGGCGCTAAAGGCGCGTAAGCTCGACACCCTGCGCGCCACGGCCCCGCAGGTGATCGCAGCCGGAAATATCGGTTGCATGATGCAACTGGCGGGCGGCGCGGGCGTGCCGGTGGTGCATACGGTCGAATTGTTGGACTGGGCGACGGGCGGGCCGAAACCGGCCAAGATCGCAGCGGCGGAGGCCACCTGA
- a CDS encoding trypsin-like serine peptidase: protein MPLRLPSALRRLFSLTLALLSLAAPLSAGDDIQRLDTGDDGRGWEAVGRIDMAGAGFCTGALIAPDLVLTAAHCLFDAQGDAPIDPARMTFRAGWRNGRAEAYRGVRRAVVHPDFINLHDDRLARIAHDLALLQLDQPIRSNRIVPFDTATALTTGAEVELVSYAQGRSEAPSLQDVCHVLEQRDGVAMIDCAVNFGASGAPVFVAARDGMQIASVVSAKAAIGGMPVALGVDLARPLAELRAAFDTPQTIRKADIGAKFLKP from the coding sequence ATGCCACTGCGCCTACCCTCTGCCCTGCGCCGCCTGTTCAGCCTGACCCTTGCGCTGTTGAGCCTTGCGGCACCGCTCAGCGCGGGGGACGACATTCAACGGCTCGACACCGGCGATGACGGGCGCGGCTGGGAAGCCGTGGGGCGGATCGACATGGCGGGCGCGGGGTTCTGTACCGGGGCACTTATCGCACCCGATCTGGTGCTGACCGCCGCGCATTGCCTGTTTGACGCGCAAGGCGACGCCCCAATTGACCCGGCGCGCATGACCTTCCGTGCAGGGTGGCGCAATGGCCGGGCCGAGGCCTATCGCGGGGTGCGGCGCGCTGTCGTGCATCCGGATTTCATCAACCTGCATGATGACCGGCTTGCACGCATCGCTCATGATTTGGCGCTGTTGCAACTGGATCAGCCGATCCGCTCCAATCGCATCGTGCCGTTTGACACAGCGACGGCCCTGACCACGGGCGCTGAGGTGGAACTTGTCTCCTACGCGCAGGGCCGGTCGGAGGCACCGTCCTTGCAAGACGTGTGCCATGTGCTAGAACAGCGCGACGGTGTCGCAATGATCGACTGCGCCGTGAATTTTGGGGCCTCCGGCGCCCCGGTTTTCGTAGCCGCCCGCGACGGGATGCAGATCGCATCTGTCGTCTCGGCCAAGGCCGCGATCGGGGGCATGCCCGTGGCGCTTGGCGTGGATCTGGCGCGGCCGCTTGCGGAACTACGCGCTGCATTCGACACGCCCCAAACCATCCGCAAGGCTGATATCGGGGCGAAATTTCTAAAGCCCTGA
- a CDS encoding Hsp20 family protein translates to MRSYDLAPLYRATVGFDRVADLMDRVLAADVAQPTYPPYNIEKTDENAYRISVAVAGFAEADLNVEVKDSALVVSARKAEAEEQKTYLHRGIATRAFERRFHLADHVRVTGATHVDGMLHIELVKEVPEALKPRRIEIAKGNSEATAQTIDA, encoded by the coding sequence ATGCGTAGTTACGATCTTGCCCCGCTTTACCGTGCCACTGTCGGTTTCGACCGGGTGGCCGACCTGATGGATCGGGTTCTGGCCGCCGATGTGGCCCAGCCGACCTATCCCCCCTACAACATCGAAAAGACCGACGAGAACGCTTACCGGATTTCGGTAGCCGTCGCGGGCTTTGCTGAGGCTGACCTCAACGTCGAGGTGAAGGACAGCGCGCTTGTCGTGTCCGCCCGCAAGGCCGAGGCCGAAGAGCAGAAGACCTATCTGCATCGCGGCATCGCCACCCGCGCGTTCGAGCGTCGGTTCCATCTGGCCGATCATGTCCGCGTCACCGGCGCGACCCATGTCGACGGGATGCTGCATATCGAACTGGTGAAGGAAGTGCCCGAGGCACTGAAACCCCGCCGCATCGAGATTGCAAAAGGCAATTCCGAGGCCACGGCTCAGACGATTGACGCCTAA
- the rnhA gene encoding ribonuclease HI, producing MTKILAYTDGACSGNPGPGGWGALLIAKDGETILKERELKGGEPDTTNNRMELMAAISALESLSRASVITVVTDSAYVKNGVTGWIHGWKRNGWKTSTRKPVKNVDLWQRLDEAQTRHQVEWQWIKGHAGHPENERADELARAGMKPFKR from the coding sequence ATGACCAAGATACTCGCCTATACCGACGGAGCTTGCTCCGGCAATCCCGGCCCCGGCGGCTGGGGTGCGCTGCTGATCGCCAAGGATGGGGAAACCATCCTCAAAGAGCGCGAATTGAAAGGTGGCGAGCCTGACACCACCAACAACCGGATGGAGTTGATGGCGGCGATTTCCGCGCTGGAAAGCCTGTCACGGGCGTCTGTCATCACGGTCGTCACGGACAGCGCCTACGTCAAGAACGGCGTCACCGGCTGGATTCACGGCTGGAAGCGCAACGGCTGGAAAACCTCGACCCGCAAGCCGGTGAAGAATGTCGATCTGTGGCAGCGGCTGGACGAAGCCCAGACACGTCATCAAGTCGAATGGCAGTGGATCAAGGGGCATGCGGGACATCCGGAAAACGAACGCGCCGATGAATTGGCCCGCGCCGGGATGAAACCTTTCAAGCGCTGA
- a CDS encoding bifunctional folylpolyglutamate synthase/dihydrofolate synthase has translation MTRPDSAALRARMMTLHPAEMDLSLDRVHRLLTTLGNPERNLPPVVHIAGTNGKGSTLAMLRAGLEAADQRVHAYTSPNLVRFNERIRLAGAEIDEPTLVDVLSDTLNANGAAEITYFEATTIAAFLAFSRVPADTLLLEVGLGGRLDVTNVIEAPQLTVITPVSYDHQDFLGDTLAQIAAEKAGILKRGVPCVLGPQEDEALEVIEQHAARLGVPLLAHGQHWHVWEERGRLVFQDETGLLDLPMPVLRGPHQIMNAGTALAALRHLGHDEPACAAAITRAEWPARMQRLRTGPLVAAAPGVELWLDGGHNIAAGAALAETLRAMPARPTHLICGMLDNKDCAGFLAALAPLVRGLQAVGIPDTAHAARPEDIVCAAEANDIPAETAPSVAEALARIIAAQPDARVLICGSLYLAGHVLTENG, from the coding sequence ATGACCCGACCCGACAGTGCTGCGCTGCGTGCGCGGATGATGACCCTGCACCCGGCCGAGATGGATCTCTCGCTGGATCGGGTGCACCGGCTGCTGACGACCTTGGGCAACCCTGAACGCAACCTGCCGCCGGTCGTCCATATCGCGGGCACGAACGGGAAGGGCTCGACCCTCGCCATGCTGCGCGCGGGGCTGGAGGCGGCGGACCAACGGGTGCATGCCTATACCTCCCCCAATCTTGTGCGGTTTAACGAACGCATCCGGCTGGCCGGGGCGGAGATCGACGAGCCGACGCTTGTCGATGTCCTGTCGGATACGCTTAATGCCAATGGCGCGGCTGAAATCACTTATTTCGAGGCCACGACCATTGCGGCGTTCCTCGCGTTCTCGCGCGTCCCTGCGGATACGCTGCTGCTGGAGGTCGGGCTGGGCGGACGGCTGGACGTTACCAATGTGATCGAGGCGCCGCAGCTGACTGTCATCACGCCCGTGTCCTACGATCATCAGGATTTTCTGGGCGACACGCTGGCGCAAATCGCGGCGGAAAAGGCAGGCATCCTCAAGCGCGGCGTGCCCTGCGTGCTGGGCCCGCAGGAAGACGAGGCGCTGGAGGTGATCGAACAGCACGCCGCCCGGCTGGGCGTGCCGCTGCTGGCACATGGGCAGCATTGGCACGTTTGGGAGGAACGCGGTCGGCTGGTGTTTCAGGATGAAACCGGTCTGCTGGATCTACCGATGCCAGTGCTGCGCGGTCCGCATCAGATCATGAACGCGGGCACAGCTCTCGCGGCTCTGCGCCATCTGGGCCATGATGAACCCGCTTGCGCAGCCGCCATTACGCGCGCCGAATGGCCCGCGCGGATGCAGCGTTTGCGGACCGGCCCGCTGGTCGCGGCCGCACCGGGTGTGGAACTCTGGCTGGACGGGGGGCACAACATCGCTGCTGGCGCTGCTCTGGCGGAAACGCTCCGCGCGATGCCCGCGCGCCCGACGCATTTGATCTGCGGTATGCTCGATAACAAGGACTGCGCCGGGTTTCTCGCCGCGCTTGCGCCGCTGGTGAGGGGGTTGCAGGCCGTCGGTATTCCCGACACCGCCCACGCCGCCCGACCCGAGGACATTGTCTGCGCCGCGGAGGCGAACGACATTCCCGCCGAAACCGCCCCCTCGGTCGCCGAGGCGCTGGCGCGTATCATCGCCGCGCAGCCCGATGCGCGCGTGCTGATCTGCGGATCGCTGTATCTGGCAGGGCATGTGCTGACCGAGAACGGCTGA